One Phenylobacterium hankyongense DNA segment encodes these proteins:
- a CDS encoding MarR family winged helix-turn-helix transcriptional regulator has product MSADDGESALELDSYLPYRLSVASNAVSGLIARAYQDRFGLSIPQWRLICVLAEYRELTQGQVVARTVMDKVTVSRAAQGLLNRHLVGRSDHQADGRSHVLALTPQGARLYAEIAPLALAYEAALISGLAPEEVTLLKRLLSRLQSAAGALAGEIEPPSLDYGPEPT; this is encoded by the coding sequence ATGAGCGCCGACGACGGCGAGAGCGCGCTGGAGCTCGACAGCTACCTGCCGTACCGGCTGTCGGTGGCGTCGAACGCGGTGTCGGGCCTGATCGCGCGCGCCTACCAGGACCGCTTCGGCCTCTCGATCCCGCAATGGCGGCTGATCTGCGTGCTGGCGGAGTACCGTGAGCTCACCCAGGGCCAGGTCGTCGCGCGCACGGTGATGGACAAGGTCACCGTCAGCCGCGCGGCGCAGGGGCTGCTGAACCGCCATCTGGTGGGGCGGTCCGATCACCAGGCCGACGGGCGATCGCACGTGCTGGCGCTGACGCCGCAAGGGGCGCGCCTGTACGCCGAGATCGCGCCGCTGGCGCTGGCCTACGAGGCGGCGCTGATTTCAGGCCTGGCGCCGGAGGAGGTGACCCTGCTCAAACGCCTGCTCTCTCGCCTGCAATCGGCGGCCGGCGCGCTGGCCGGGGAGATCGAACCGCCGTCCCTGGATTACGGGCCTGAGCCGACCTAG
- the feoB gene encoding ferrous iron transporter B translates to MSETVLRPARVALVGNPNSGKTALFNALTGSRQKVANYAGVTVERKEGHLHTAQGRTLSILDLPGTYSLRARSPDEAVTRDAVLGKLAGEEAPDVLVAVADATNLRLVLRLILELKAVGRPMVLALNMYDIAQRQGLRIDVEGLARELGCPIVTTVATRKRGIDELVAKVDELAQAGALDGQNTWREPDAGEIRSAHREAHRILKTYVRPPERPDTFTAKVDAVLLHPVAGLAILFGVLFLMFQAVFTWAKPAQDAIDAAFQGLGVLVAQHLPPGLLASFIADGVISGVGSVLVFLPQILVLFFFIILLEDFGYMARAAFLMDRIMGGAGLHGRAFIPLLSSFACAIPGIMSTRVIDNRRDRLTTILVAPLMTCSARIPVYTLIISAFIPDRTVAGFMSLQGLVMFGLYAAGIASALGVSFLTRRLFWRGAVEPFLMELPTYKLPDAENVARSLYLRGKIFVMRAGRIIFPLMILVWFLSSFPGAPPGAPGAAIDYSLAGRLGHLIAPVLAPIGFNWQMTVALIPGFAAREVAVAALGTVYAIGNADASPGALATTLAHHWSLATGLSFLAWYVFAPQCASTLAVVKRETNSWLWPAVMFAYMTGMAYVASLIVYRTAVAMGAG, encoded by the coding sequence CTCGACCTGCCCGGCACCTATTCCCTGCGCGCCCGCAGCCCCGACGAGGCGGTGACCCGCGACGCGGTGCTGGGCAAGCTGGCCGGCGAGGAGGCCCCCGACGTGCTGGTGGCGGTCGCCGACGCCACCAACCTGCGCCTGGTGCTGCGGCTGATCCTGGAGCTGAAGGCGGTCGGCCGGCCGATGGTGCTGGCGCTCAACATGTACGACATCGCCCAGCGCCAGGGCCTGCGGATCGACGTCGAGGGCCTGGCCCGCGAGCTGGGCTGCCCGATCGTCACCACCGTCGCCACCCGCAAGCGCGGCATCGACGAACTGGTGGCCAAGGTCGACGAGCTGGCGCAAGCCGGCGCGCTCGACGGCCAGAACACCTGGCGCGAACCCGACGCCGGCGAGATCCGCTCGGCGCACCGCGAGGCGCACCGGATCCTGAAGACCTACGTCCGCCCGCCCGAGCGGCCCGACACCTTCACCGCCAAGGTCGACGCCGTGCTGCTGCACCCGGTCGCCGGGCTGGCGATCCTGTTCGGCGTGCTGTTCCTGATGTTCCAGGCGGTGTTCACCTGGGCCAAGCCCGCGCAGGACGCCATCGACGCGGCGTTCCAGGGCCTCGGCGTCCTGGTCGCCCAGCACCTGCCGCCCGGCCTGCTCGCCAGCTTCATCGCCGACGGGGTGATCTCCGGCGTCGGCAGCGTGCTGGTCTTCCTGCCGCAGATCCTGGTGCTGTTCTTCTTCATCATCCTCCTGGAAGACTTCGGCTACATGGCCCGGGCGGCCTTCCTGATGGACCGGATCATGGGCGGCGCCGGCCTGCACGGCCGCGCCTTCATCCCGCTGCTCTCCAGCTTCGCCTGCGCCATCCCGGGGATCATGTCGACGCGGGTGATCGACAACCGCCGCGACCGGCTGACCACCATCCTGGTGGCGCCGCTGATGACCTGTTCGGCGCGCATCCCGGTCTACACCCTGATCATCTCGGCCTTCATCCCGGACCGGACGGTGGCTGGCTTCATGAGCCTGCAGGGGCTGGTGATGTTCGGCCTCTATGCGGCGGGCATCGCCAGCGCGCTCGGCGTCTCGTTCCTGACGCGGCGGCTGTTCTGGCGCGGCGCGGTGGAGCCGTTCCTGATGGAGCTGCCGACCTACAAGCTGCCGGACGCCGAGAACGTGGCGCGCAGCCTCTACCTGCGCGGCAAGATCTTCGTCATGCGCGCCGGCCGGATCATCTTCCCGCTGATGATCCTGGTGTGGTTCCTGTCGTCCTTCCCCGGAGCGCCCCCCGGCGCGCCCGGCGCGGCCATCGACTACAGCCTGGCCGGCCGCCTGGGCCACCTGATCGCACCGGTGCTCGCGCCGATCGGCTTCAACTGGCAGATGACGGTCGCCCTGATCCCCGGCTTCGCGGCCCGCGAAGTGGCGGTGGCGGCGTTGGGCACGGTCTACGCCATCGGCAATGCGGACGCCTCGCCCGGCGCCCTGGCGACGACGCTGGCCCACCACTGGTCGCTGGCCACCGGCCTGTCGTTCCTGGCCTGGTACGTGTTCGCCCCGCAGTGCGCCTCGACGCTGGCGGTGGTGAAGCGGGAGACCAACTCCTGGCTCTGGCCGGCGGTGATGTTCGCCTACATGACCGGCATGGCCTACGTGGCCTCGCTGATCGTCTACCGGACGGCGGTGGCGATGGGCGCCGGCTAA